Proteins encoded by one window of Salvia splendens isolate huo1 chromosome 14, SspV2, whole genome shotgun sequence:
- the LOC121765587 gene encoding putative late blight resistance protein homolog R1A-10: MVTQGDDDDDEKLVRLLKKRLKDKKCFVVLDDVWKWDIRVMNILRKRDVRILLTSRQVIENSSILRVPLLDDEESTKLFGEKVFGENGFPSHLEKLGERIAKKCEGLPLMIVIVAELLSKEDKNPGILD; encoded by the coding sequence ATGGTTACCCAAGGAGACGATGACGACGACGAGAAATTAGTTCGACTCTTGAAAAAGAGATTGAAGGATAAGAAATGTTTCGTTGTGTTAGATGATGTATGGAAATGGGACATACGGGTGATGAACATCTTGCGAAAAAGGGATGTTCGAATCTTGCTAACAAGCAGGCAAGTGATTGAAAATTCTTCTATTTTACGAGTACCCTTATTGGATGATGAAGAAAGTACGAAATTATTTGGTGAGAAGGTATTCGGTGAAAATGGCTTCCCTTCTCACCTTGAAAAATTGGGAGAAAGGATTGCCAAAAAATGTGAAGGTCTTCCGCTTATGATAGTCATAGTTGCAGAGCTCCTATCCAAAGAAGACAAGAACCCTGGAATTCTGGACTGA
- the LOC121764717 gene encoding putative late blight resistance protein homolog R1A-10 has translation MVGIGKTTLAKKVFDDPTIQTHFVLRAWVRVGRKCESSETLRCILAQLDPNNHYQMLSDHGEDDDDYHQLVGVLEDILKDKKCLIVLDDVWEWDARLMGDLPRENVQVLMTSRIKIKESPLLTLDLLNKEQSKKLLGQQVFGEDGFPPHLEELGEEIAKKCEGLPLMIVTVADFLSKEDKTTENWTEIVRKQHNSVFVDAYDQISEVFFPSYDYLPQYFKMFFLYLGASPPYSAVDIGNISHQLHAEGFLEPNLGENSVEEFIFRCYGEFLHRYHLVLRKEFPWKEIRVHSCWKHMCRQEASKIKFLHVLQSCDDDMKDQRRLCVHCNTLFAFRQVCDSIKSDCSSTSRSLLCYGPYHQYPVPIHTMDFKLLRLLDAVTVRFYHIPLEIMKIISLKYLALTCNGELPTSIANLFQLQSLTIGQHMNIKKRGVHSYLPLEIWDLQELHRIEISGRDLPTPNSDATLDTLIFLGGVSAKSCTREILKKFPILRVLAIQVELKPYEDDDDDRNPLSGLDYFAEELQNLELLKCIVHNPDLKYEFMVPLSMFPSCLLSLELSGIGCPWNHLSDIGLLLPNLVFLHIHDYAFRGPEWYINSQCFPNLETLMIEDTDLVRWRAQPGSLPSLESLSFSDCYRLQQLDWTRDPSMDTTSIILIDCNPLAISSAVQLPRCRVFTHSTI, from the coding sequence ATGGTGGGGATTGGAAAGACAACTCTGGCGAAGAAAGTATTTGATGATCCAACGATTCAGACACATTTCGTGCTTCGAGCATGGGTCAGAGTGGGGAGAAAATGCGAATCCAGTGAAACATTACGATGCATTCTAGCTCAACTGGATCCCAACAACCACTACCAAATGCTTAGTGATCAcggagaagatgatgatgacTACCACCAATTAGTTGGAGTCCTGGAAGACATATTGAAGGATAAGAAATGTCTCATTGTGTTGGATGATGTATGGGAATGGGACGCACGACTAATGGGTGACTTGCCACGGGAGAATGTTCAAGTCCTCATGACAAGCAGGATAAAGATTAAAGAGTCTCCACTTCTAACACTAGACTTGTTAAATAAAGAACAAAGTAAGAAATTACTTGGTCAGCAGGTGTTCGGTGAAGACGGTTTTCCTCCTCACCTTGAGGAATTGGGAGAGGAGATTGCCAAAAAATGTGAAGGTCTCCCGCTTATGATAGTCACAGTAGCTGACTTCTTATCCAAAGAAGACAAGACCACTGAAAACTGGACTGAGATTGTTAGAAAACAACATAATTCCGTCTTCGTGGATGCATATGATCAAATCTCGGAGGTATTTTTCCCAAGCTATGATTACTTACctcaatattttaaaatgttcTTTTTGTATTTGGGAGCTAGCCCTCCATATAGTGCTGTTGATATAGGCAACATTAGCCATCAATTACATGCCGAGGGGTTTCTTGAACCGAATTTGGGAGAAAACAGTGTGGAAGAGTTTATTTTCCGATGCTATGGTGAGTTTCTTCATAGGTATCATCTAGTTCTACGAAAGGAGTTTCCGTGGAAAGAGATTCGTGTTCATTCTTGTTGGAAGCACATGTGTAGGCAAGAAGCTAGTAAGATCAAGTTTTTACATGTTTTACAAAGTTGTGATGATGATATGAAAGACCAACGTCGATTGTGTGTTCATTGCAATACTTTATTTGCCTTCAGACAAGTGTGTGATTCAATAAAAAGTGATTGCTCATCCACTTCCCGTTCTCTCCTCTGTTATGGTCCCTACCACCAATATCCTGTGCCTATTCATACCATGGATTTCAAGTTGCTAAGGTTACTAGATGCTGTTACAGTCCGATTTTATCATATCCCACTTGAAATTATGAAGATAATTAGTCTTAAGTACCTTGCTTTAACTTGCAATGGGGAGCTCCCTACTTCCATAGCCAACCTTTTTCAGCTTCAATCATTGACTATCGGACAGCATATGAACATTAAAAAGCGTGGGGTTCACTCATATTTGCCATTGGAAATATGGGATTTGCAGGAACTGCACCGTATTGAAATCTCGGGGAGAGACCTACCAACCCCTAATTCGGATGCTACTTTGGACACACTCATCTTTCTTGGTGGTGTGAGTGCAAAGAGTTGCACTAGGGAAATTCTCAAAAAATTTCCAATTTTAAGAGTTTTAGCTATTCAAGTGGAGTTGAAGCCTTATGAAGATGACGACGATGACAGAAACCCATTGAGTGGATTGGATTATTTCGCAGAAGAACTTCAGAATTTAGAGCTTCTTAAATGTATAGTACATAATCCTGATCTGAAGTACGAGTTTATGGTACCTTTGTCAATGTTTCCATCATGCCTGCTATCATTGGAGTTAAGTGGCATAGGGTGTCCATGGAATCACCTTAGTGACATTGGTTTGCTTCTACCAAATCTTGTGTTTCTCCATATACATGACTATGCCTTTCGCGGTCCAGAGTGGTATATAAACTCACAATGTTTTCCCAATCTTGAGACACTTATGATTGAAGATACTGATTTGGTGCGATGGAGAGCTCAACCTGGAAGCCTCCCAAGTCTTGAGAGCCTAAGCTTTTCCGATTGCTACAGGCTACAACAACTCGATTGGACGCGTGATCCATCAATGGACACAacttcaattattttaattgactGCAATCCCTTAGCTATCTCTTCTGCCGTGCAATTACCGAGATGTCGAGTTTTTACACACTCTACGATTTGA
- the LOC121765399 gene encoding putative late blight resistance protein homolog R1A-10, whose protein sequence is MMAAYGAATSLKNTIQHILQSSRISLVPPSPQILRPAYLAMRRVQKVLLKLDETGYSKMRTKVNALDERIKEAIWEFEDLLESHFTHQILPLLESEKDFSVDLQSLRQSVDCFVERVTMMEAEYDAELLNMAEEEGEPISSRIDFGGINSEMVGLSDEFEQVKDYLLVQDRRGRGSNWLSVIGMAGVGKTAFAKRVFDDPSIQTHFEQRAWVKVGRKCEFGETLRCILAQVVPNTRDQLLTQGDNGDDDCEKLVGLLEERLRDKKCLIVLDDVWESDTRVMDTLPQDNVRILLTSRLGFRKSSFLKLRLLNEEESKKLLCQKVFGEEVFPPHLDLEELGKKIVKKCEGLPLMIVTVAGLLSKEEKTPQFWTEVADKQHNSVFEDAYNQISEVLSPSYEYLPQYLKMSFLYMGAFPPYSDIEIHNLYRQLSAEGFVEPIGKLTMEHFMINCLIKLARWYHLVLFDPNRKSWFSKKEFRVHSCWQYLCKKEASKIKFLHVLKSCEDVMNDQRRLCAHCNTLFAFKQVYDLIKSDCASTARSLLCYGPYHQYPVSIHAMDFKLLRVLVAAKVRFYNIPHEILKLVCLKYLALTCNKELPASISNLFNLQFLIIHPHMHIRKRGAVSYMPVEIWDMQELQHIQVFGRDLPCPNSDAILDKLYSLCGVGARSCSREILKRIHNLKILEIDVELKPYDDNNDNNSLVGLGFISEELQNLNELSYSITNPEMKYEPTIPLSMFPSSLMKLVLSGLGSPWKHLNDIGSFLPNLMILKLHHYAFRGPEWNIDSKCFLKLETLVIEDTDLVQWRSQHESLPRLDFVSLQHCYKLQQLNWTRDPSMVSTTIELVECNPLVVASAMQLRPKSHFKVRCYSSF, encoded by the coding sequence ATGATGGCGGCTTATGGTGCAGCCACTTCTCTCAAGAATACGATCCAGCATATTCTACAATCGTCTCGCATTTCGCTGGTTCCTCCCTCTCCACAAATCTTACGACCCGCCTATCTTGCAATGCGTCGCGTGCAGAAAGTTTTACTAAAATTGGACGAGACCGGCTATAGCAAGATGAGGACGAAGGTGAACGCTTTAGATGAACGAATCAAAGAGGCCATATGGGAATTCGAAGATTTACTCGAATCCCATTTCACCCATCAGATTCTTCCACTACTCGAAAGTGAGAAAGACTTCTCTGTAGATCTGCAGAGTCTGCGACAGAGTGTTGATTGCTTCGTCGAGAGGGTGACAATGATGGAGGCGGAGTACGATGCCGAACTGCTGAATATGGCTGAAGAAGAAGGCGAACCTATTTCCTCAAgaattgattttggtggaaTCAACTCAGAGATGGTTGGATTATCTGATGAGTTTGAACAAGTCAAGGATTACCTTCTTGTACAAGATCGCAGGGGCAGGGGTTCTAATTGGTTGTCAGTGATTGGGATGGCAGGGGTTGGAAAGACAGCGTTTGCTAAGAGAGTATTTGACGATCCATCCATTCAAACACATTTTGAGCAACGGGCATGGGTCAAAGTGGGCAGAAAATGTGAATTCGGTGAAACGTTACGATGCATTCTAGCTCAAGTGGTTCCCAACACTCGCGACCAACTGCTTACCCAAGGAGACAACGGCGACGATGACTGTGAGAAATTAGTTGGGCTCTTGGAAGAGAGATTGAGGGATAAGAAATGTCTTATTGTGTTGGATGATGTATGGGAATCGGACACACGAGTTATGGATACCTTGCCACAAGATAATGTCCGAATCTTGCTTACAAGCAGGCTAGGATTTAGAAAATCTTCATTTCTAAAACTACGCTTGttgaatgaagaagaaagtaaGAAATTACTTTGCCAGAAGGTGTTTGGTGAAGAGGTTTTCCCTCCCCACCTTGACCTTGAGGAATTAGGAAAAAAGATTGTAAAAAAATGTGAAGGTCTTCCACTTATGATAGTCACAGTGGCAGGGCTCCTTTCCAAAGAAGAGAAGACTCCACAATTCTGGACTGAGGTAGCCGACAAACAACATAATTCAGTCTTTGAAGATGCATATAATCAAATATCAGAGGTACTTTCCCCAAGCTATGAGTATTTACCTCAGTATTTGAAAATGTCTTTTCTCTATATGGGCGCTTTCCCTCCATATAGTGATATCGAAATACACAACCTATATCGTCAGTTAAGTGCTGAGGGATTTGTTGAACCGATTGGAAAACTAACTATGGAACATTTTATGATTAACTGCTTGATAAAGCTTGCTCGATGGTATCATCTTGTTCTATTCGATCCAAATCGAAAATCTTGGTTTTCAAAGAAAGAGTTTCGCGTGCATTCTTGTTGGCAGTACTTGTGTAAGAAAGAAGCTAGTAAGATCAagtttttacatgttttaaaaaGTTGCGAAGATGTTATGAATGACCAACGTCGGTTGTGTGCCCATTGCAATACTTTATTTGCATTCAAGCAAGTATATGATTTGATTAAAAGTGATTGCGCATCCACTGCTCGCTCCCTCCTTTGTTATGGTCCTTACCACCAATATCCGGTGTCAATACATGCCATGGATTTCAAGTTGCTCAGAGTACTTGTTGCTGCTAAGGTTCGATTTTACAATATCCCACATGAAATTCTGAAACTAGTTTGTCTAAAGTATCTTGCCCTCACTTGCAACAAAGAGCTCCCTGCTTCCATATCCAACCTTTTCAACCTTCAATTCCTGATTATCCATCCACATATGCACATTAGAAAGCGTGGAGCTGTGTCATACATGCCAGTAGAAATATGGGACATGCAAGAACTGCAACATATTCAGGTATTTGGAAGAGACCTACCTTGCCCTAATTCTGATGCCATATTGGACAAACTCTACAGTCTTTGTGGCGTTGGTGCAAGGAGTTGCAGTAGAGAAATTCTCAAAAGAATCCATAATTTAAAGATCTTGGAAATTGATGTGGAGTTGAAGCCTTATGACGACAACAATGATAATAACTCTCTGGTTGGCTTGGGTTTTATTTCAGAGGAACTTCAGAATTTGAACGAACTTTCATATTCTATAACAAACCCTGAGATGAAGTATGAGCCTACAATTCCTCTGTCAATGTTTCCATCAAGTCTGATGAAGTTAGTTCTGAGTGGGTTAGGGTCTCCTTGGAAGCACTTAAATGACATTGGTTCATTTCTACCAAATCTTATGATTCTCAAATTACACCATTATGCCTTTCGAGGCCCAGAGTGGAATATAGATTCCAAGTGTTTTTTGAAACTTGAAACACTTGTAATTGAAGACACTGATTTGGTGCAATGGAGATCCCAACATGAAAGTTTGCCAAGGCTCGACTTCGTAAGCCTACAACATTGCTACAAATTACAACAACTCAATTGGACACGTGATCCGTCAATGGTCTCAACTACAATTGAGCTAGTTGAGTGCAATCCATTAGTTGTTGCTTCTGCCATGCAATTAAGACCGAAGTCTCACTTTAAAGTTCGCTGCTACTCGTCTTTTTGA